A genomic stretch from Helianthus annuus cultivar XRQ/B chromosome 1, HanXRQr2.0-SUNRISE, whole genome shotgun sequence includes:
- the LOC118481262 gene encoding uncharacterized protein LOC118481262 — translation MHAKINFFNGLYQQADRTRASGCQDLDVMKVALKEFKERFPSGFQHIEAWEVVRKHEKWAQVPLMGEEGEGSAHKRKPVEVDFSIPDINEDPSPQRAQRRDKRQATSSEGSSAELAAQFKVYTAMKEAKQAVELEAIELRKKRESEARELISVQIETMKNYNYDRDMKTFLKPHDDVPPSMLPIILARKREIANKYGWPCDF, via the exons atgcatgcgaaaataaactttttcaacggcctataccaacaagcg gatcgcacacgagcAAGTGGATGTCAAGATCTCGACGTGATGAAAGTcgcgttaaaagaatttaaagaaaGATTTCCAAGCGGTTTTCAACACATCGAggcgtgggaggtcgttcgaaaacacgagaaatgggcccaagtcccattgaTGGGCGAGGAAGGTGAAGGTTCGGCACATAAAAGAAAGCCGGTTGAAGTAGACTTTTCAATACCGGATATTAACGAAGATCCCTCGCCACAAAGAgcacaacggcgagacaagcgtcaagctacatcgtccgagggaagctcggccgagttggcggcacaattcaaagtgtacaccgccatgaaagaagcgaagcaagcggtagaattggaggcgatcgaattgaggaaaaaaagagagtcggaggctcgcgagctcatatcggTACAAATcgagacgatgaaaaactacaattacgatcgagatatgaaaacctTCCTTAAACCGCACGACGATGTTCCGCCAAGTATGTTGCCGATCATCCTAGCCCGAAAGCGAgaaatcgctaacaagtacgggtggccatgcgatttctag